One stretch of Ornithinimicrobium ciconiae DNA includes these proteins:
- a CDS encoding aldehyde dehydrogenase family protein: MSTSTRKPAARSTASSRVDVRKTYKLYIGGKFPRSESGRSYEVFSSGRSPKFLANAAQGSRKDARDAVVAARKAVSGWAGATAYNRGQVLYRVAEVMESRRSQFVAEVQAAEGLTAARAEANVSAAIDRWVWYAGWSDKFAQILGGTNPVAGPFFNISAPEPTGVVAALAPQGSSLLGLVSVVAPIIVSGNTAVVLASQGRPVPAITLAEALATSDVPGGAVNLITGITSEVAPWLASHRDVNAIDLTGAADAPDVVWGDLEAAAAENLKRVLRPAGSGVMAIEPDFAVEPGLSRIEAFLETKTVWHPKGI, translated from the coding sequence GTGAGCACTTCGACGCGCAAGCCGGCCGCCAGGTCCACCGCCTCCTCGCGGGTGGACGTCCGCAAGACCTACAAGCTCTATATCGGCGGCAAGTTCCCCCGCAGCGAGTCGGGCCGTTCCTATGAGGTCTTCTCCTCCGGCCGGTCGCCGAAGTTCCTGGCCAACGCCGCTCAGGGGTCGCGCAAGGATGCCCGCGACGCGGTGGTCGCCGCCCGCAAGGCGGTCTCCGGCTGGGCCGGTGCCACGGCCTACAACCGCGGCCAGGTCCTCTATCGCGTCGCCGAGGTGATGGAGTCGCGCCGCTCGCAGTTCGTCGCCGAGGTGCAGGCCGCCGAAGGGCTGACGGCGGCCCGCGCCGAGGCCAACGTCTCGGCTGCCATCGACCGATGGGTCTGGTATGCCGGGTGGTCCGACAAGTTCGCGCAGATCCTGGGCGGTACCAACCCGGTCGCCGGACCGTTCTTCAACATCTCCGCTCCCGAGCCGACCGGCGTCGTGGCGGCGCTGGCACCGCAGGGCTCGTCGCTGCTCGGGCTGGTCTCGGTCGTGGCGCCGATCATCGTCTCGGGCAACACGGCTGTGGTCCTGGCCTCCCAGGGCCGGCCGGTGCCGGCGATCACCCTGGCCGAGGCCCTGGCCACCTCGGACGTGCCCGGTGGCGCGGTCAACCTGATCACCGGCATCACCTCAGAGGTCGCCCCGTGGCTGGCCTCGCACCGCGACGTCAACGCGATCGACCTGACCGGTGCCGCGGACGCCCCCGATGTGGTGTGGGGCGACCTGGAGGCGGCCGCGGCAGAGAACCTCAAGCGGGTGCTGCGACCGGCCGGCTCCGGCGTCATGGCCATCGAGCCGGACTTCGCGGTCGAGCCCGGGCTGTCCCGGATCGAGGCCTTCCTGGAGACCAAGACCGTCTGGCACCCCAAGGGCATCTGA
- a CDS encoding RDD family protein, translating to MATRGIFDSEGFVTSEAVEIDLPAASLPLRMASGAIDLAVVVAVLVLALWIAPWNLIGGDFALLQAMVILLLVGSLVAVPVASETFSKGRTLGKLVFGLRTVRDDTGPIGFRHALIRALTAWFEVWLTVGSLAVLIAATNEKAKRLGDFLAGTYVVRERVRLTLPEPPAMPAELAPWAIGADIGVLPDALAVAVRQFLSRSRELTPTSRAVTGSSLFADLMPYVSPPPPPQAHPEAVMAAVMAERRRRDMIRLERNDQLRARVLGPDPLGR from the coding sequence ATGGCGACGCGGGGCATCTTCGACAGCGAGGGCTTCGTCACGTCCGAAGCGGTCGAGATCGACCTGCCCGCCGCGAGCCTGCCACTGCGGATGGCCTCCGGCGCGATCGACCTCGCCGTGGTGGTGGCCGTGCTGGTGCTGGCGCTGTGGATCGCCCCGTGGAACCTGATCGGTGGCGACTTCGCCCTGCTGCAGGCGATGGTCATCCTGCTCCTCGTCGGCTCGCTGGTGGCCGTGCCCGTCGCCAGTGAGACGTTCAGCAAGGGGCGGACCCTGGGCAAGCTCGTCTTCGGCCTGCGCACGGTGCGCGACGACACCGGACCCATCGGCTTCCGGCACGCCCTCATCCGGGCCCTGACGGCCTGGTTCGAGGTGTGGCTGACGGTCGGCTCGCTCGCGGTCCTCATCGCGGCCACCAACGAGAAGGCCAAACGGCTCGGGGACTTCCTGGCCGGCACCTATGTGGTCCGGGAGCGAGTGCGCCTCACCCTGCCCGAGCCGCCGGCGATGCCGGCCGAGCTGGCGCCGTGGGCCATCGGCGCCGACATCGGTGTCCTGCCCGACGCCCTGGCGGTGGCGGTCCGCCAGTTCCTGTCCCGCAGCCGCGAGCTGACGCCGACCAGTCGGGCGGTCACCGGGTCCTCCCTGTTCGCGGACCTGATGCCCTATGTCTCACCACCTCCCCCTCCGCAGGCCCACCCCGAGGCGGTCATGGCGGCGGTGATGGCCGAGCGCCGACGCCGCGACATGATCCGGCTCGAGCGCAACGACCAACTGCGCGCCCGCGTGCTCGGCCCCGACCCGCTGGGTCGCTGA
- the deoC gene encoding deoxyribose-phosphate aldolase, which translates to MDVPVTTPAGTPVRAREILGVSQVTNKALTSWLHGLPGVDQVGAEARAASLGTRSIKTTSKAWAIDTAISMIDLTTLEGADTPGRVRGLATRALTPDPSDLSTPRPAAVCVYGDMVGHARDVLGDSGVKVAAVATAFPSGRASMRVKLADVADAVSAGADEIDMVIDRGAFLSGDYLTVFDQIVAVKEACGDARLKVIMETGELVTYDNVRRASYLSMLAGGDFIKTSTGKVSPAATLPVTVIMLQAVRDWREQTGQMVGVKPAGGIRTSKDAIKFLVSVHEVAGEDWLTNEWFRFGASSLLNDLILQRQKMATGAYSGSDYIADDSPSLY; encoded by the coding sequence ATCGACGTCCCTGTGACGACACCGGCCGGGACCCCTGTCCGCGCCCGCGAGATCCTCGGTGTCTCGCAGGTGACCAACAAGGCCCTGACCTCGTGGCTGCACGGCCTGCCCGGAGTGGACCAGGTCGGCGCCGAGGCCCGTGCCGCCTCCCTCGGCACCCGCTCGATCAAGACCACGTCCAAGGCGTGGGCGATCGACACGGCGATCTCCATGATCGACCTCACCACCCTCGAGGGTGCCGACACCCCGGGGCGGGTGCGAGGTCTGGCCACCAGGGCGCTGACTCCCGACCCCAGCGACCTGAGCACCCCGCGGCCCGCTGCGGTCTGTGTCTATGGCGACATGGTCGGTCATGCCAGGGACGTCCTCGGTGACAGCGGCGTCAAGGTGGCCGCCGTCGCTACCGCCTTCCCCAGCGGACGTGCGAGCATGCGGGTCAAGCTGGCCGACGTCGCGGACGCCGTGAGCGCCGGAGCCGACGAGATCGACATGGTGATCGACCGCGGGGCCTTCCTGTCCGGCGACTACCTGACCGTCTTCGACCAGATCGTCGCCGTCAAGGAGGCCTGCGGTGACGCCCGCCTGAAGGTGATCATGGAGACCGGCGAGCTGGTCACCTATGACAACGTGCGCCGCGCGTCCTACCTGTCGATGCTGGCCGGCGGTGACTTCATCAAGACCTCGACCGGCAAGGTGAGCCCTGCGGCGACCCTGCCGGTGACGGTGATCATGCTGCAGGCGGTGCGTGACTGGCGCGAGCAGACCGGTCAGATGGTCGGGGTGAAGCCGGCTGGCGGGATCCGCACCAGCAAGGACGCCATCAAGTTCCTGGTCAGCGTGCACGAGGTCGCCGGAGAGGACTGGCTGACCAACGAGTGGTTCCGGTTCGGCGCCTCCAGCCTGCTCAACGACCTGATCCTGCAGCGGCAGAAGATGGCCACCGGCGCCTACTCCGGTTCCGACTACATCGCCGACGACTCCCCCAGCCTCTACTAG
- a CDS encoding DUF3626 domain-containing protein yields MHVTLQFHPDWPHRDEMVIESIVRDGVYLSQFETGTSNGGLTAHQGGNRWRWESRLFGGRYDRSGPRERPVYGALNFDDGPYGASVRFGSAHLRLRPDVNARSTFCYPDSVFEPDAVRGFQEVEELVDQARTGEHDLLDRYVEAHVHGGVSISRDVEAVVLDPCFRGTTVEEAAQSLGCPVEWHPGFEVASSSLDPDYRGPQFVALARALGRVVTPDLIGEVARSRQYDPQALKRVWHYLARFGQQTLDDP; encoded by the coding sequence GTGCACGTGACTCTCCAGTTCCACCCCGACTGGCCCCACCGTGACGAGATGGTCATCGAGTCGATCGTCCGTGACGGCGTCTATCTGAGCCAGTTCGAGACCGGCACCTCCAACGGAGGGCTGACGGCTCATCAGGGTGGCAACCGCTGGCGGTGGGAGAGTCGCCTCTTCGGTGGGCGCTATGACCGGAGCGGCCCTCGGGAGCGGCCGGTCTATGGCGCTCTGAACTTCGACGACGGGCCGTATGGCGCCTCCGTCAGGTTCGGGTCGGCGCACCTGCGACTGCGTCCTGATGTCAACGCCCGCAGCACCTTTTGTTATCCGGACTCGGTGTTCGAACCCGACGCGGTGCGCGGCTTCCAGGAGGTCGAGGAACTGGTCGACCAGGCCCGAACCGGTGAGCATGACCTGCTGGACCGCTACGTCGAGGCTCACGTGCACGGCGGCGTCTCCATCAGCCGAGACGTCGAGGCCGTCGTCCTCGATCCCTGCTTTCGGGGGACGACGGTCGAGGAGGCCGCGCAGTCGCTGGGATGCCCGGTGGAGTGGCATCCCGGCTTTGAGGTCGCGTCCTCCTCCCTCGACCCGGACTACCGCGGACCTCAGTTCGTCGCTCTCGCACGCGCTCTCGGCCGGGTGGTCACGCCCGACCTCATCGGGGAGGTCGCCCGGTCCCGGCAGTACGACCCCCAGGC
- a CDS encoding aldehyde dehydrogenase family protein has product MPTFEYAPAPESPSVVDLKSSYGLFIDGEFVDSRGGTPFKTISPATEEVLAEVSEASADDVDRAVAAARTAYRSWSRLSGADRGKFLFRIARIMQERAREFAVLESLDNGKPIKESRDVDVPIAAAHFFYHAGWADKLAYASLGDNPRPHGVVGQVIPWNFPLLMLAWKIAPALATGNTVVLKPAETTPLTALLFAEVCQQADLPPGVVNIITGAGETGRALIAHEGVDKVAFTGSTAVGKAIARTIAGTRKKATLELGGKAANIVFDDAPLDQAVEGIVTGIFFNQGHVCCAGSRLLVQESIAEEVEAKLKARLATLRVGDPLDKNTDIGAINSREQLDRITELAAVGEAEGATRWAPECELPANGFWFRPTIFTGVSQTHRIAQEEIFGPVLSVLTFRTPGEAVSKANNTPYGLSAGIWTEKGSRILWMADQLKAGVVWANTFNKFDPTSPFGGYKESGYGREGGRHGLSAYVTTGASQ; this is encoded by the coding sequence ATGCCCACCTTCGAGTACGCACCGGCGCCGGAGTCCCCCTCCGTCGTCGACCTCAAGAGCTCCTACGGGCTGTTCATCGACGGCGAGTTCGTCGACTCCCGCGGCGGCACCCCGTTCAAGACGATCAGTCCGGCCACCGAGGAGGTCCTCGCGGAGGTCTCCGAGGCGAGTGCCGACGACGTGGACCGGGCCGTCGCCGCCGCGCGCACGGCATACCGCTCCTGGTCCCGCCTGTCCGGTGCCGACCGCGGCAAGTTCCTGTTCCGGATCGCGCGCATAATGCAGGAGCGGGCCCGCGAGTTCGCGGTGCTGGAGTCCCTCGACAACGGCAAGCCGATCAAGGAGTCGCGCGACGTCGACGTGCCGATCGCTGCGGCGCACTTCTTCTACCACGCGGGCTGGGCCGACAAGCTGGCCTACGCCTCCCTCGGGGACAACCCCCGGCCGCACGGGGTGGTCGGGCAGGTCATCCCCTGGAACTTCCCGCTGCTGATGCTGGCCTGGAAGATCGCCCCGGCCCTGGCCACCGGCAACACCGTGGTGCTCAAGCCGGCCGAGACCACGCCGCTGACCGCGCTGCTGTTCGCGGAGGTCTGCCAGCAGGCCGACCTGCCCCCCGGCGTGGTCAACATCATCACCGGTGCGGGTGAGACCGGGCGCGCGCTGATCGCTCACGAGGGCGTCGACAAGGTGGCCTTCACCGGCTCCACCGCTGTCGGCAAGGCCATCGCGCGCACGATCGCCGGCACCCGCAAGAAGGCCACGCTGGAGCTCGGTGGCAAGGCCGCCAACATCGTCTTCGACGACGCCCCGCTCGACCAGGCCGTCGAGGGCATCGTCACCGGCATCTTCTTCAACCAGGGCCACGTCTGCTGCGCCGGGTCGCGCCTGCTGGTGCAGGAGTCGATCGCCGAGGAGGTCGAGGCCAAGCTCAAGGCGCGCCTGGCCACCCTGCGGGTCGGTGACCCGTTGGACAAGAACACCGACATCGGTGCCATCAACTCCCGCGAGCAGCTGGACCGCATCACCGAGCTCGCTGCCGTGGGCGAGGCCGAGGGTGCCACCCGGTGGGCACCGGAGTGCGAGCTGCCGGCCAACGGCTTCTGGTTCCGCCCCACGATTTTCACCGGCGTCAGCCAGACCCACCGCATCGCCCAGGAGGAGATCTTCGGCCCGGTGCTGTCCGTGCTGACCTTCCGCACCCCGGGCGAGGCGGTCTCCAAGGCCAACAACACGCCCTACGGCCTGTCGGCAGGCATCTGGACCGAGAAGGGCAGCCGGATCCTATGGATGGCCGACCAGCTCAAGGCTGGTGTGGTCTGGGCCAACACCTTCAACAAGTTCGACCCCACCAGCCCGTTCGGGGGCTACAAGGAGTCCGGCTACGGCCGGGAGGGTGGCCGCCACGGACTGTCCGCCTATGTCACGACGGGAGCGTCCCAGTGA
- a CDS encoding cupin domain-containing protein — protein sequence MAQHLEPVRIPVPGGKVIEELAGRVATGHNNYSVARMSAPAGWDEPTQRPDFDEVTYVLAGELLVHTEAGTETVGAGRGVLTRAGERVRYEAGPEGADYVAVCVPAFSEEGAHRA from the coding sequence ATGGCACAGCACCTGGAACCCGTCCGCATCCCCGTCCCCGGGGGGAAGGTGATCGAGGAGTTAGCCGGTCGCGTCGCCACCGGGCACAACAACTACTCCGTCGCGCGGATGAGCGCACCCGCGGGGTGGGACGAGCCCACCCAGCGCCCGGACTTCGACGAGGTCACCTATGTCCTGGCGGGAGAGCTGCTCGTGCACACGGAGGCGGGCACCGAGACGGTTGGGGCCGGACGCGGCGTCCTGACCCGGGCGGGGGAGCGGGTGCGCTATGAGGCCGGTCCCGAGGGCGCCGACTATGTCGCTGTCTGCGTGCCAGCCTTCTCCGAGGAAGGGGCACACCGTGCCTGA
- a CDS encoding adenosine deaminase, whose amino-acid sequence MPETQDQTVDHETIRVAPKALLHDHLDGGLRPATVLELSAQIGHELPADDVDGLAEWFRASADSGSLVRYLETFDHTIAVMQTAEGLRRVARECVEDLAADGVVYAESRYAPEQHLSQGLSLDEVVEAVEEGIREGEALAAEAGRPIRVDTLVTAMRHAAKSREIAELAVRHRDAGVAGFDIAGAEAGFPPTRHLDAFEYLRRENFHFTIHAGEAFGLPSIWEAIQWCGAERLGHGVRLVDDLTIDGVPVAELDDQVPYAEWTEEQLASVQLGRLAAYVRDRRIPLEMCPSSNLQTGASPTIAAHPITLLDRLRFRVTLNTDNRLMSGTSMSREMELLVAEAGWDLRHLRRVTVNAMKSAFLPFDQRLDIIENQIKPFYDG is encoded by the coding sequence GTGCCTGAGACCCAGGACCAGACAGTGGACCACGAGACCATCCGGGTCGCTCCCAAGGCCCTGCTGCACGACCACCTGGACGGCGGGCTGCGCCCCGCGACCGTGCTGGAGCTGTCCGCCCAGATCGGCCACGAGCTGCCGGCCGACGACGTCGATGGGCTGGCTGAGTGGTTCCGGGCCAGCGCCGACTCCGGGTCGCTGGTGCGCTATCTGGAGACCTTCGACCACACCATCGCCGTGATGCAGACCGCCGAGGGACTGCGCCGCGTGGCGCGGGAGTGCGTCGAGGACCTGGCTGCCGACGGCGTGGTGTATGCCGAGTCGCGCTATGCCCCTGAGCAGCACCTCTCCCAGGGGCTGAGCCTGGACGAGGTGGTGGAGGCCGTTGAGGAGGGCATCCGCGAGGGCGAGGCGCTGGCTGCCGAGGCCGGCCGGCCCATCCGGGTCGACACCCTGGTCACCGCGATGCGGCACGCCGCCAAGTCCCGGGAGATCGCCGAGCTGGCGGTGCGCCACCGAGACGCCGGGGTCGCCGGTTTTGACATCGCCGGTGCCGAGGCGGGGTTCCCGCCGACCCGCCACCTGGACGCCTTCGAGTATCTGCGCCGGGAGAACTTCCACTTCACGATCCACGCCGGTGAGGCCTTCGGGCTGCCCTCGATCTGGGAGGCGATCCAGTGGTGCGGTGCCGAGCGACTCGGCCACGGTGTGCGCCTCGTCGACGACCTCACGATCGACGGGGTGCCCGTCGCCGAGCTGGACGACCAGGTGCCCTATGCGGAGTGGACCGAGGAGCAGCTGGCCTCGGTGCAGCTCGGCCGGCTGGCGGCATACGTGCGGGATCGACGCATCCCGCTGGAGATGTGCCCCTCGAGCAACCTGCAGACCGGCGCGTCACCCACGATCGCGGCGCACCCGATCACGTTGCTGGACCGGCTGCGCTTCCGGGTGACGCTCAACACCGACAACCGGCTGATGAGCGGCACCTCGATGTCTCGGGAGATGGAGCTGCTCGTCGCGGAGGCCGGCTGGGACCTGCGCCACCTGCGGCGCGTGACGGTCAATGCGATGAAGTCGGCCTTCCTGCCCTTCGACCAGCGCCTGGACATCATCGAGAACCAGATCAAGCCGTTCTACGACGGCTGA
- a CDS encoding type II toxin-antitoxin system VapC family toxin produces MTRFAVDAPTTLRLVQEGIDPGEHQLVGTASLRSEVLSLLYREQREPDLGAAERNALLDRLAGLRMRLLGDRVSRREAWRIASELQLDDTRPAELIAVARLQADVLVTDDEALRSLANGLIEVVGWRDFVAALS; encoded by the coding sequence GTGACGCGCTTCGCGGTCGATGCCCCGACGACGCTCCGGCTCGTCCAGGAGGGGATCGACCCCGGCGAGCACCAGCTCGTCGGGACGGCGAGCCTGCGCTCCGAGGTCCTCTCGCTCCTCTATCGGGAACAACGAGAGCCCGACCTGGGGGCTGCCGAGCGCAACGCGCTGCTCGATCGCCTGGCGGGGCTGCGGATGCGGTTGCTGGGTGACCGCGTCTCACGTCGTGAGGCGTGGCGGATCGCCAGCGAGCTGCAGCTGGACGACACGCGACCGGCGGAGCTGATCGCCGTGGCGCGCCTGCAGGCGGACGTGCTCGTCACCGACGACGAGGCGCTGCGCTCGCTGGCCAACGGCCTGATCGAGGTCGTCGGTTGGCGCGACTTCGTGGCCGCACTGTCCTGA
- a CDS encoding S8 family serine peptidase: MRVRSSRPLTIRRAGTSAVASAALVAAALSGVAAADTPPEHADLGDASDYGVLASPADTVYDEGVLSGSPRVPSGYFVQLSAPPVVAGGSAATVAAEQEAFLAEVAEQGADLEVSTSYQSVWNGLALSATEADLSVLAATSQVEAIFPIYTVDLPEDQTGSMQPMMGSAIGMTGVDEAHAMGITGEGLKIAIIDTGVDVDHPDFGGGGTPTDGQHSQWRTAQIQYGIDLVGDDYNADPGSAAYSPTPVPDGNPDDCNGHGTHVAGIAAGNGDPDADGVVGVAPDAAIGAYRVFGCAGSTTAEIMLAAMEQSYEDGMDVVNMSIGSAFVTWKQYPTAVAADALVDAGVVVVASIGNSGAEGLYSAGAPGVGDKVIGVASYDNTQIVVNAVTISPDDAEIGYVNATGAAPTPTEGTTVLSRLGDPGSAEARACVPITADLTGTTVLVERGAHPDHPACDASFYNKALQGQEAGAEAVIIYNNVAGLINPTVEPPTPADPPITIPVIFIQQADGVLIDGRVVAGETTLTWTDQETTIPSPTGGLISSFSSYGMTAELGLKPDIGAPGGNIRSAWPLENGGYATISGTSMASPHVAGAVALLLQEHPDLSAAQVRDVLQNSADPALWSLNVATGLLEGAFRQGAGMLDVDDAILATTSITPGKLALGEGEAGPQTVSLSVTNTADAPATYDIANNAETIAVGPPTDVPSYYYDPASMTGPTEVTVGAGETAVVELTITPPASSQRMYSGWITFTPGEGDPLRVPYAGFSGDYQSLEVLTPGTSGALPVLGQLTACDRLIGDECAWNGVWDTFADTGAGDEPVYTLVDGDVPTVLAHLEHQARSVTLTAYEVNDDGSQGAEVGVVSTQDYLPRSAAQGDFSAFVWDGTFQGEAVADGKYLLEMSVLKALGDPANPAHTETFTSEPFTIGSAVSPPSSPEVTRYVGTDRYATAARISAEYEPGVDRVYIATGRDYPDALAGAALAGAEGAPLLLVRPGSIPAATQLELNRLDAGEIIVLGGTSVVDGKVASQLRDFTDGAVTRVSGTDRYATAATISQAYDAGVDMVYVATGADFPDALAGAARAGATEAPVLLVQTDRVPAATRAALDRLDPTRVVLLGGTTAISADVAIELADYGAVSRQAGVDRYATAAAISTDYDAGVSVAFVATGLDFPDALAGAARAGHVEAPVLLVKPGQIPAVTLAELERLEAAEVVILGGTGAVSKEVEEQIAALDYTG, encoded by the coding sequence ATGCGCGTGAGATCCAGCCGTCCACTGACCATCCGAAGGGCCGGCACCAGCGCCGTGGCTTCCGCCGCGCTGGTCGCCGCAGCCCTCAGCGGCGTCGCCGCCGCTGACACACCCCCGGAGCACGCCGATCTGGGAGATGCCTCGGACTACGGGGTGCTCGCCTCGCCCGCGGACACGGTCTATGACGAGGGGGTGCTCTCCGGCTCGCCGCGTGTGCCGTCCGGCTACTTCGTGCAGCTCAGCGCACCGCCGGTGGTCGCCGGTGGCTCGGCGGCCACGGTCGCTGCCGAGCAGGAGGCCTTCCTCGCCGAGGTGGCGGAGCAGGGCGCGGACCTAGAGGTCTCCACCAGCTATCAGTCCGTCTGGAACGGCCTGGCGCTCTCGGCCACGGAGGCGGACCTGTCCGTGCTGGCGGCCACCAGCCAGGTGGAGGCGATCTTCCCGATCTACACCGTCGACCTGCCGGAGGACCAGACGGGCTCGATGCAGCCGATGATGGGCTCGGCGATCGGCATGACCGGCGTCGATGAGGCGCACGCGATGGGCATCACCGGTGAAGGTCTGAAGATCGCCATCATCGACACCGGAGTCGATGTGGACCACCCCGACTTCGGCGGTGGCGGGACCCCGACCGACGGGCAGCACAGCCAGTGGCGCACCGCGCAGATCCAGTACGGCATCGACCTGGTCGGCGACGACTACAACGCCGACCCCGGGTCCGCGGCCTACAGCCCGACCCCGGTCCCGGACGGCAACCCCGACGACTGCAACGGGCACGGCACCCACGTGGCCGGCATCGCGGCCGGCAATGGTGACCCGGACGCCGATGGTGTGGTCGGTGTCGCTCCCGACGCAGCGATCGGCGCCTACCGCGTCTTCGGCTGCGCCGGCTCCACGACGGCCGAGATCATGCTGGCCGCGATGGAGCAGTCCTACGAGGACGGCATGGACGTGGTCAACATGTCCATCGGCTCGGCGTTCGTGACCTGGAAGCAGTACCCCACCGCCGTCGCCGCCGACGCGCTCGTCGACGCCGGGGTCGTCGTGGTCGCCTCGATCGGCAACAGTGGCGCCGAGGGTCTCTACTCCGCGGGTGCACCCGGGGTCGGCGACAAGGTCATCGGCGTGGCGTCCTACGACAACACTCAGATCGTCGTCAACGCGGTGACCATCAGTCCCGATGACGCCGAGATCGGCTATGTCAATGCCACCGGTGCGGCCCCGACCCCGACCGAGGGCACCACGGTGCTCTCCAGGCTGGGGGACCCGGGTAGCGCCGAGGCCCGAGCCTGCGTGCCCATCACCGCCGACCTCACAGGCACCACGGTCCTCGTCGAGCGCGGGGCGCACCCCGACCACCCTGCCTGCGACGCCTCGTTCTACAACAAGGCCCTCCAGGGTCAGGAGGCTGGCGCCGAGGCCGTGATCATCTACAACAACGTTGCCGGCCTGATCAACCCCACCGTCGAGCCGCCGACGCCGGCCGACCCACCGATCACCATCCCCGTCATCTTTATCCAGCAGGCCGACGGTGTGCTGATCGACGGCCGCGTCGTGGCCGGTGAGACGACGCTGACCTGGACCGACCAGGAGACCACCATCCCCTCGCCCACGGGTGGCCTGATCTCGAGCTTCAGCTCCTACGGGATGACCGCCGAGCTCGGTCTCAAGCCGGACATCGGTGCGCCGGGTGGCAACATCCGGTCGGCGTGGCCGCTGGAGAACGGCGGCTATGCCACCATCTCGGGCACCTCGATGGCCTCCCCGCACGTCGCCGGCGCGGTCGCCCTGCTGCTGCAGGAGCACCCAGACCTCAGCGCCGCACAGGTCCGGGACGTCCTGCAGAACAGCGCCGACCCGGCCCTGTGGTCGCTCAACGTCGCGACGGGCCTGCTCGAGGGCGCCTTCCGCCAGGGCGCCGGCATGCTCGACGTGGACGACGCGATCCTGGCCACGACCTCGATCACCCCGGGCAAGCTCGCCCTGGGTGAGGGCGAGGCGGGTCCGCAGACGGTGTCGCTGTCGGTGACCAACACCGCCGACGCTCCGGCGACCTACGACATCGCCAACAACGCCGAGACCATCGCGGTCGGACCGCCGACCGACGTGCCGTCCTACTACTACGACCCGGCTTCCATGACGGGTCCGACCGAGGTGACCGTCGGTGCCGGCGAGACCGCGGTGGTCGAGCTGACCATCACGCCGCCGGCGAGTTCGCAGCGGATGTACAGCGGGTGGATCACCTTCACGCCAGGCGAGGGCGACCCGCTGCGGGTGCCGTATGCCGGCTTCTCCGGTGACTACCAGAGCCTGGAGGTGCTCACTCCCGGCACCTCCGGTGCCCTCCCGGTGCTCGGTCAGCTCACCGCGTGTGACCGGCTGATCGGCGATGAGTGTGCCTGGAACGGAGTCTGGGACACCTTCGCCGACACCGGTGCCGGCGACGAGCCGGTCTACACCCTCGTGGACGGCGACGTCCCAACGGTCCTGGCGCACCTGGAGCACCAGGCGCGCTCGGTGACGCTCACGGCATACGAGGTCAACGACGATGGCTCGCAGGGCGCCGAGGTCGGGGTGGTCTCCACGCAGGACTATCTGCCGCGCTCGGCGGCCCAGGGTGACTTCAGCGCGTTCGTCTGGGACGGCACGTTCCAGGGCGAGGCTGTCGCGGACGGCAAGTACCTCCTGGAGATGAGTGTGCTGAAGGCGCTCGGTGACCCCGCGAACCCGGCCCACACCGAGACCTTCACCAGTGAGCCGTTCACCATCGGCAGCGCCGTGTCCCCGCCGAGCTCACCGGAGGTCACCCGGTATGTCGGGACGGACCGGTACGCGACCGCCGCACGGATCTCGGCCGAGTACGAGCCGGGCGTGGACCGCGTCTACATCGCCACCGGCCGGGACTATCCCGACGCGCTCGCCGGGGCAGCGCTCGCCGGGGCCGAGGGTGCGCCCCTGCTCCTCGTCCGGCCGGGGTCGATCCCGGCGGCCACCCAGCTCGAGCTCAACCGGTTGGATGCGGGCGAGATCATCGTCCTGGGCGGCACGAGCGTCGTGGACGGGAAGGTGGCCAGCCAGTTGCGGGACTTCACCGATGGTGCGGTGACGCGAGTGTCAGGCACCGACCGTTATGCGACTGCGGCGACGATCTCGCAGGCGTATGACGCGGGTGTCGACATGGTCTATGTCGCCACGGGTGCGGACTTCCCGGACGCTCTGGCCGGTGCCGCGCGCGCCGGGGCCACCGAGGCACCGGTCCTGCTGGTGCAGACCGACCGTGTCCCGGCGGCCACCCGGGCTGCTTTGGACCGTCTCGACCCGACCCGCGTGGTCTTGCTCGGCGGCACCACTGCCATCTCGGCGGACGTGGCCATAGAGCTGGCCGACTACGGCGCGGTGAGCCGCCAGGCCGGCGTTGACCGGTACGCCACGGCAGCCGCGATCTCGACCGACTACGACGCGGGCGTCTCGGTGGCCTTCGTGGCCACCGGACTCGACTTCCCCGACGCATTGGCCGGTGCGGCCCGCGCCGGGCACGTGGAGGCGCCGGTCCTGCTGGTCAAGCCGGGCCAGATCCCGGCGGTCACCCTGGCGGAGCTGGAGCGGCTAGAGGCGGCGGAGGTCGTCATCCTCGGTGGCACCGGCGCGGTCTCCAAGGAGGTCGAGGAGCAGATCGCCGCGCTCGACTACACCGGCTGA